From Nitrososphaerales archaeon:
GGGAGGCCCCTGCCGACGAGCTATGGCGCGCCCTCGGCCGGTCTCGCTGACTTCGCCACAACCTCGACGGACTTCGCCTCGGGTTCCCACTTCTTCCCCGAGTTGGCAACCCACGAGAACTTCCTCTGCATCGACTTCGAGTACATCTTGGCCCAGTCTAGCCCGACGTGGTCGCACCACGCCTTGTAGACGCGGGGGTCTATGTAGTTCTTCAGGGAAGTGTTGAGGTTGTAGTTCTTGGTGCGGACGTAGAAGTCCAACTCCTTCTCCAGCTTCTTGATTCGTTTCTCGTCCCTCTTCTCCCTCCCCTTCGCATCTTCGAGTTTCTGCTTCTTGTTCTCGAACGACTGCTCCCATGTCTTGGGAGGAGTCCTCTGATGGTTGCAGAAGATCGCTGCCTGCAGGTTCGCCTCCTTCGCGTAGTAGAGCTTGTCGACATCGTCCCACTCTCTGACGTCCTTGGCGCGCAGGACCTCCTTTGTCTTTGCTGTGGCGTGGTACGTCCTGAAGACCTTGGCGGTCAGACCCGGGACAATCGAGGAGAGGAACTGGTTGACCATTCCAGAGCTGACGTCGTGGAATATCTCGGTCTCCGCCTTCTTCCCGGCCATGAACTCCTGGAGGTTCTTCAGGACCTGGGGCGGCGGACTGTCCTTCTTGTTCCAAAGGACGCTGTCCTTCCCTAGAAAGTTGAATTCGACTGTGTCCCCTTGAATGTCCACGTGCTCCACTCTCAGCGTACTCGCCCCGACAGTGTCCGCCTCGTCCTCGTCCTTCTCGTCCCCCACCCTCATTCCCAACACGTGGATGAGGTAGCAGACTGTGGCGACCTGCCTTTCCCTGGCATCCTCCGACGAGAGCCCGTCCTTGATCTTGGCCTCGATCTTCTTGAGGTTGGATTCGACCCTCGCGGCGTTGTCGTACTTCGCCTTGCTCCTAGACTGCTGAATGTGCGAGCTCTCGTGGAGCCATACGTACTTCTCCTTGTCAGTGAGCTTGTCGACCCACTTCGCCATCCACATCGACTCGTGGTCATGGACGACCTTCTTCCAGTCTCTAGGCACGTGTGTCTTCTCGTCCAGGTTCAGGATGACGTCCCGCTGGGTCACCCTCGGCTTCCACTTCCCTCTCATGGGATGCAGGCCTCTCCCCATGAACAGGCCGGGAGGCTCCACCATGTAGTTGGCTATCTCGACTCGCTGGTCATCGAGAGTGGCGTACCCGTACCTCTCCTTTAGGGCCTCCCTCCTTTTCTTGCGGTCTGCGGCCTGAGCCTTCTTCTCCTCCTTGCTCATCTTCTCCTTCGCTGCCTTCTCGCTGTCGACCTTTCGGAAGAGCTCAGTGAAGTCGACGTCCTCGTACTTCGCGCCCTTGCACCAGTCAGGGAGCTGGAGGACGAAGTCAGACATGAAGTTGGACCTGAAGACCGGGTCCTGTATGTACGGCGTGTCCTTCTTCTTCGCCAGGCTGTATGCCATCTCCTCTGCGAGCGGGGAGAGCTTGACCTCCCTCCCCTTCACTCTGACAGCGAGCCCGGCCGGCGCGTAGAGGTCTGGGAAGCAGACTCCGTTATGGGATAGCGTTGTCCAGTATGCCTTCATGAACGGGTTGGAAAAGACTTTGCTCCCGCTTATTTAAGAAAAATGCTCGGAGGTTCTGTCAAGTCTGCGGGTTCTCCCTTGTTTTCGTCTCGCTGTCAAGCCTCGGGACTTTCGAGGCGTTCTGGATGATTGTCAGCCACTTGTTTGACCCCTCAACCTTGATACCGCATCGGTCGGCTGGCGTGTCTCCGTCCAGCGCCTCATGCGGTCGGATGTAGTTGTGGAACAACTGATACCCCTTGAGTATCGGACTGTCGGTCGTCTTTAGACCCCGCATCACCTTCTCTCTGTCCCTGACTTCGCCGTTCATGCGTTCC
This genomic window contains:
- a CDS encoding DNA topoisomerase I, with the protein product MKAYWTTLSHNGVCFPDLYAPAGLAVRVKGREVKLSPLAEEMAYSLAKKKDTPYIQDPVFRSNFMSDFVLQLPDWCKGAKYEDVDFTELFRKVDSEKAAKEKMSKEEKKAQAADRKKRREALKERYGYATLDDQRVEIANYMVEPPGLFMGRGLHPMRGKWKPRVTQRDVILNLDEKTHVPRDWKKVVHDHESMWMAKWVDKLTDKEKYVWLHESSHIQQSRSKAKYDNAARVESNLKKIEAKIKDGLSSEDARERQVATVCYLIHVLGMRVGDEKDEDEADTVGASTLRVEHVDIQGDTVEFNFLGKDSVLWNKKDSPPPQVLKNLQEFMAGKKAETEIFHDVSSGMVNQFLSSIVPGLTAKVFRTYHATAKTKEVLRAKDVREWDDVDKLYYAKEANLQAAIFCNHQRTPPKTWEQSFENKKQKLEDAKGREKRDEKRIKKLEKELDFYVRTKNYNLNTSLKNYIDPRVYKAWCDHVGLDWAKMYSKSMQRKFSWVANSGKKWEPEAKSVEVVAKSARPAEGAP